In the genome of Lactuca sativa cultivar Salinas chromosome 3, Lsat_Salinas_v11, whole genome shotgun sequence, the window TAAAATCATTCGGCTAATAAAAAATCCAACATATTGGTTTCTTTTACTTCCTAGCCCCTTTGCTAAGTTTTTTATTCCaataaaagttgttattgaaAAAAACATCATTTGTATAATACTTAGTTAGACTTATTATGTGTAACCGTATCCAAATCCCCAAGACTCATTATATGTAATCGTATCCGGGCTTGTGGAATATTGTACTTTGTATATATCTGTTTATTTAAGCATATATTTACCTAATGAGAAGATCTCTATTTATGTGAAAATCATATTGATAGTAATCTTCATATAAATATTAGTCATGTATTCTTTACACGATTGTATTAGTTTAGCCCTATTGTTGTATTCGACCATTTTGTATTCTCGGCCCACATATATTGTACTcttgtatatatattgtttggtaTCAATGAAATAATTCAAGGGAAACAATACCTtttatggtatcagagcaaaagaATATTTTCCTTCAAATTTCTCTTATTCTTCTAccttcattcttcttcttcttcttcccgtTTTAGTCGGCCCTAGCATCTTCCCCTGTGTCATCATGACGAACAATAACACTACCATCGAAAAAGATGTAacagaaaagccctttgcaaacACCAATATTCGATCCTATGTTCCTATTACTCTTGATCTAGAATATCTGAACTATGAATCATGGAGAGATCTTTTTGAAGCCTACTATATCAGCTTCGGTTTCAACCATCATCTCACTAATTCTCCACCCACTAAACCGTCTACCGACTGGTCCAAACTTGAATCACTTATCAAGATTTGCTTGTATGGTACTATTAAGAAATATTTGATTCAAATGATCTTTAAGAAAGGAATGACTGTATACAACATTTAGAATAGCATTAAGGATCTGTTCAACGATAACATAGATGCTAGAGCCATGGAACTCGACCAAGAACTCTGTACCATCAGAACCAGTGACATGATAGTACATGCTTACTGTCAACGAATCAAGGCCATTGTCGATCTCCTTGCCAATATCGATCAACCAATACCAGAGAAAACTCTTGTTACTTACATGGTTAATGGTCTCGGTGAAAAGTTTGATCAACTAGCTAGAATCATCTGCCATCAAGACCCGCTTCCGTTGTTTTTTAAAGCACGCTCGATGCTTATTCGTGAAGAGCTTCGTCTCTCCCGGATTCAACCACAATATGGAGTCACTGGGACAATGCTTCAGCCCCAACTGTTCTTTTTACCGGCTCTAGGGACTCTTCTCGTCCTCCTTTTAATCCGACCCATGGTGAATGCTGGAATCAAGAGCACTGAGAGTAAGGTGACAACACGGGGACCTTTACCCAGTTCACAAGCTTCAATATCTTCCACAAGCGTTTTCTTCGTTCAGTCCTACAACGTGGCACCAACGGCTCGGGCATCCTGGGAATGAAGTGTTTCATCATTTGCTTTCTAATAATTCCATTTCGTGTAATAAAACTACTTCGGATGTTATTTGTAATGCTTTTCAGTTAGGAAAAACATGACAATCTTCCATTTTATAGCTCTAATAAAGTCGTGAACTCCCcatttgatttgatttgattcATTCCAACATTTGGACATCTCCTTTACTAAGCTTGAGTAGTTTTAAATTCTCTGTCATTTTCTTAGATAATTATTTTCATTTCTTATGGGTCTAccccaaaagcataaacatcacACTATCTCAAAATTCTTGCATATTCAGAAACTTCTCAAAACTCAATTCAACAAAGACATTAAAGCTTTCCAATGTGATCACGGGGGTGAATTTGACAACAACAACCTTCGAACCATTTTTGACATAAATGGCATCATCATATGTTTTTCATGTCCAAAAGCATCACAACAAAATGGAAAATACGAACACATGCTTCAAACAATCAATAACCTTATTCGTTCTCTGTTTTTCCAATCTTACCTTCCTCCCATGTATTGGGTTGAAGCTCTTCATATGGCCACTCATCTCCATAACCGCCTTCTATCCAAATCCATCCAAAATCATACCCCTTACTTTAAACTTTACCAAAAGCAACCAACATATGATCATCTTCACATCTTTGGATGCTTATGCTACCCATATTTGCACCCACCTCACAAACTTGCTCCACGATCTACCCCTTTCATTTTTCTTGGTTATCCAGAAAATCACCGTGGATTTCGTTTCTTTGACCTTCACTCCAGAAAGATCATCATCTCAAGACGTGTTATTTTTGATGAGCATGTTTTTCCTTTTGCCTCAATGACACCCAACTCACCACCATCTTATGACTTTCTCAACACATACGAGCCTCCAAACTATATTCCCTCCAAGTTTCACATGTCCACTACACCGGCTTCTCACCCTTCCTCACTACCACAAACACCACCTTCCCCCACCCACTTATCACTGATGCAATTCAACCAACAACCCTCCCCCTCTTCCTTCCATTTTGGGCAATCTCGCTACTTCGGCAACATCCTCGACCACAGCCACATCGGCAGCCGACAACCACCACCACTCTCCCATTACGACATCTGATCCTTCTACCTCAAACATCAATCCCCAACGCCCTTTTGCACCACCACATGCACACCCGATCTCGTAGTGGCATCATTAAACCCATCAGTCGCTTAAATCTTCACATATCCTCTCTTTCTCCAATACCTAAAACTCACATCCAAGCTCTTCGTGATCCATACTGGAAATCAGTTATGCTTGACGAATATGGGTCTCTTATTAAAAATGGGACTTGGGTCCTTTTCCCACGCCCTCAAGGGTTTCATATTCTTCTCTCAATGTggctatataaataaaaaaaaaatcaatgtagATGGTTCTCTTAGCATGTACAAGGCACGACTCATTGCTAATGGTAAGAGTCAACAACAAGGTAGCAATTGCGAAGAAACTTTTAGTATGTTCATCAAACCGGCCACCATACAGACGGTTCTCAATCTTTTTGTCTTCCGACATTGGCCCATTCACCTGCTCGATGTCAAAAATGTGTTTCTCCATGGCCATCTATCTGAGACTGTCTATATGAACCCACCCTCCAATTTTGCTAACCCTTCCAAACCGGGTCACGTCTGTCGGCTTCAAAAGTCCTTATATAGCCTCGAGCATGGTTTCAGCGCTTCGCCACTCATGTCATGCGAGTTGGTTTCAAGCACAAAAATAGTTAGATTCTTCTTTATTTGTTTTACAAAAGGGAAAAGACTTGGCTTACTTACTTCTATATttcgatgacatcatcttaacAGCTTCAACTTTTATGCTTTTACGCCAGCTCATCTCCTCTCTCAACAAAGAATTCACCATGACAGATCTCGGTGACCTAAACTACTTTTAGGGCATTTCTATAACTAGGTCCAAGACCGGCATGTTTATTTCTAAGAAGAAATATGCATATGAGCTACTTTAGCGCACTAATACGACCGATGCCAACCCTAACCGCACTCATGTCGATTCCGCCACCAAATTGGGAGATGGCGGCACTCCTGTAGTTGACCCATCATTGTACCTTTGCCTTGCGGGGACACTACAATATCTTACGTTTACTCGCCTAGATATATCCTTCGTTACTCAAAAAATATGTTTCTACATGCACGACCCCCGAGAACCACATTTCAATGTTCTAAAACGCTTCCTAAAATACATCAAAGTCACTCTTGATCATGGTCTTGAGTTGTATACCTCCTTATCAATGACTCTCACTACCTACTATGATGCAGACTGGGGGGGATACCTAATTAGTTGCAGGTTCACCTCTGGTTAGTGTGTTTTCATAGGAGAGAACCTTCTATCATGGTCGTCCAAACGACAACTTACGACATCCCGATCCAACGCTGAGGCTGAATATCGCGGCATAGCCAATGCAGTTGCTGAAACGGATTTGTACGCAACTTGCTTCATGAGCTACACTTACCTCTTCGTTCAATCACTCTCATCTACTGTGATAATGTGAGTGGGATTTACATGTCAGCAAACCCGATTCAACATCAGCGAACTTAATATATAACTTAATACATATAGATTGACATTCACGTCGTTCGTGACAAAGTTGCTACGGGTCAAGTTTGAGTTCTCCAAGTTCCATGCAGATATCAGCGTGTCGACATATTTACGAAAGGGCTTCCTTTTCCACTATTATCCGACTTTCGCTCTGGTTTAAGCATTCGTGAACCTCCCATTGAAACCGTGGGGGCATATTAGTCATATGTTCCTTACACTGTTGTATTAGCTTAGCCCTATTGTTGTATTCGGCCCTTTTGTATTCTCGGCCTACATTTACTatagtcttatatatatatatatatatatatatatatatatatatatatatatatatatatatatatatatatatatatatatatatatatatatatatatatattgtttgataTCAATGAAATCATTCAAAGGAGACAATtgcttttaataaatatattaatttgagGAACATGGATTACATTTTTTCTAGTACCTCGTTtcattattttcacaaaacaaaaacgtTGAGTTTATAGACTGAATCTTGAGTTTTAACAAAATTATGTTGGCAAATTCATATCACACAGTTTGTATATGTTAATACAACTGCATGTAACATGAACAATATGTGTGTTTATCATCACTGTAAAAAAATGAGAAAGAAAAACTAAAACATATTTTCGTTTATAACCATTGTTTTTTTATAACCATTGTTCGGTCTTTTTCAAAAAGCATTCCAAGAAGAACATGCACTTGGTGACAAAATTAGAAGTGACACATACCCGATTTCGAATTCAAGTTTACCAGAAATTATGTTCCCTACATTCATATGTTTCATACCTAACTCATTCGTACACCATTTGACACATATCTAACCATATGCATGCTCGATTAATTTTTTGGTCTCATTGTACAATTTTCACCAAACTCCCCAAACAAATCGACAATTTGTACGCAGTCTTTGATCCTCCCCGAGTAATAAACCAGACCAAATTAATTCATGGTATTATTTTAGCTTTTGTGGCTACAATTTTAAAGACACTTAAAAGGGTCCGTTACTAAAGTCTGGGCATTATCCAAGTTCATTTAATTAGGCCTTTAACATATCTTTGTCAATTAGGTACATGCATTTGTCGTTTATCTTCTTCTTTCCTAAAATGGAAAGACGAACATGCGAAACATACGTCATCTTACTTTCTACACCCTATTTTTGTGCATAAATTTTTACGACCTATAACTTTAATATTACTGAAAGCTTCAAGAGAACTTATTTATTATCCTAGAATAGACACGTGCATTcctgtataattttttttattttgttaatgtATATCTCCGTTGAGTGATGTATtaacttgatcaaatatttatTTGTGTAATTTAGCGTAATTAACTGTAGAATGTAAAGGCTCGAAAGATCTCTGATAAAGTTATGTATCCTGTTCATAATGAATCATAAGATCGACTGAAAAACCCACTCGATCAAATTACGAGATTAGATTACTATGAAAGCTTCATATAAACCAGGTAAGAGTTAAGGAGTAAAGTGAATATTAAAGAGATTTATAAACGACAGACAAAAGTAACCTAATTTTACATTAACTCACCCAACTCTCATTTACATACGCTAAAAGacaaaaccataaacacacacacaagaaGACAAACAAAAAACgcacacataaacacacacattGCAGTATAAATAGGAGGTGTGTTTCATAACCATAAGGAGACGTGTGGTTGAAGTTCTTGTTTTCACTCACAGTCGCTGCTACTAACAGCTTCAGTTTCCACCACCCTTCTATGGAAGTTGCGGTGGCAGCCACAGGCGGCACACGTAAGTGAAGCCTCAGTGTCCTCCTCCTCACTCGCCGCCATGAATTCCCGACACCCATCAACAGCATACCCACCAACGTTGGCTGCATGGTTTCTTTGACACTCGCCATATCTCACATGAACCCTCATCGTGTTCGATGAGTTAGCTGAATCCAttgacggtggtggtggtggtagtggttctTCCCTTTTCAACACAACTCGTCTTTTCGTCATTTCTGTAGAGAAAAGATGTCTTTTTTGTTTCTTAACTAGCGTAACCCTAAAAGGGATTATTTATAGGCTGTAAAGCTTTTCACTAACCTTAAGAATATATTTGATTAGTTTCACTTTTCACCCTTACTATTTGATTATGTTGCCATTCTTAACCTTACTGTTTTTATTAATCACAATTAGAcctttgtgtttttttttgtaaGGATACTACGGCAGAATTATAGTTTAAGTTTTGGTTAGAAGAAGTATGCATGTGTGCTTCCACATGTATATGCGATCTTAGCTATCTATTGGCACATGTATGTTTCTAAGAATATTTCCTTGTTTCTTTTTTTAGCCTTAATTTTACCCTTTTTTCGAAATCTATTTCTTTTTTTGTCTTAAAAATTATagtatatattagatattttacAGACTACTTTTACAATTTCGTGAAGTcgatttttgaaatttgttaccGCCTTTGAGTAATATTTATTACATATATCAATTTCTTGAGAAAAGAATGATCAATTGTCCGAATAGATATGTACCCTCTTAGCAAAATAGAGGACTAATATATAGTCTATAATCTATTTATTTTCAAAACCCTCTACTTTAGAGTTGGTATTATATATAGAAAAAGTGAATGACTCAGAAGTTATGCCAAGATAATATGCCCAAAAGTGTTTGGTTTAAAAGGAATTCAGATTGGCAAAATACTTATAGGAGGAAGCATGTTACCTCAAATCGTCAAGACTTATCCTTAGAATAAGCTTAATCACGAGTTTGAAGTTGGATATTATCCGTAACAATATTAGTATGATTTACTATGTTGACAACAAAATTTCTTGCGTTTTAGACAGAAAAATTGAAATTATGTCCAGAATGTAAGAAGAGTAAAAAGACAAGGGTTGTAAGTGAAAGTGTCATTTATCTAAGTGATGGGTAATAATGTATAATAGTTAATTAGGTGACAAAACACCCTCTAGAGTGGTCCAATTATGAATCGATTACCCAAATGTTAGGGATCGGCTAAAAAAGACATCCCAAATGTTAACAACTCATTAAGCATAGAACAAAAGTGTTTCCTTCTTTTTGAAGGGATAAACGAAAAAAACTAGTCATTAATAGACTTTCATTTCATCTAGATTGTTGAACTGCCCAAGAACAACTAAGCTACTAAACTCGTAATTTATATTTTTGGTTATCCTTTTCAGAACATTTTTATAATGCATGAAATCAAACAAAGAGAAAAAGTGATTCCATATTATTATTAATTAGGAGGATCTGATTGACTGGAAGTCATGCGTAAGCCCTAATAACTCAATGCACCAAATACGACATTTAATTTCATTTGACTTGTTGAAATGACCAAAAAAGTATAAAGATTATTAGATTTTCGGATGGCAAGAGTGTCTTTATTTTACTAATTTGTTTTTTGGATGGCAAGAAGATAAGTTGCGATAAATGAGGATATAATTGAAATGAGCAATTAACTTATATTATACGATGTAATTGtgaataaaatacgaattttcaTTCATTAGATTTGTGAAACGACCAAAAACGATAAAAGCTTTAAGGTACtcgctttttaattttttttacttttctttCTAAAATGGGCTAATTAAACATCTGGGGTTAATTCAATGTATCATATATTAATTTCCTCAGTTTGGATGTGACATTAGGGTTCTATCTTCAATGAATCTAATTAATTGATTATGGTAATTGGGCTTGGTTTTCTTTTAATTGAGTAATGACAAACTAATGGGTAATGTGTAATCTCAccattttaagaaaaataaattgACTAAGAATAAAGATTAAATGAATCAATATCAAATTTGTGCAGCTCTCATGGGATTGTTGCTTGTATGCTTACGCATTTTAGGCACTTCTATCAAATTAATATTCCTTCAAAGTACTTCTATTAATTGAAATATTCAGCGACTCGAGTATAACTTTAACTCTTATAGCTTAGCAATATCAAGATAAGGTGCCCTTCAACCAATCAAAGTATTTTCCGACGATGATCAAGTTAACCTAGGTTTCTGGTGTTGACTTGTGACTAATTTCCTCATTCTTCCATTGGTGTGGTGGTGGAGGGATAGGGTATACCATAATGATTGGCGTTCGTTGTGAGTATTTCCTTAGCATGTAAGTTACGTGTATAGATGGGAGAAGGCTGTGAAGACCCATCATTTTCTCTAGGACATATGCATGAAGAATTATGCCGTTGACTCTAATAACAAAACCATCAAATGACAAATCTATAACGTCCCAAAAAATCAAACCAAAATTGTT includes:
- the LOC111885313 gene encoding mini zinc finger protein 2, which gives rise to MTKRRVVLKREEPLPPPPPSMDSANSSNTMRVHVRYGECQRNHAANVGGYAVDGCREFMAASEEEDTEASLTCAACGCHRNFHRRVVETEAVSSSDCE